In Comamonas koreensis, the genomic stretch GCACCTGGTCGTCGCCGGCGCTGGTGTCCATCCAGAACACCGGCAGGCCAGGGAAGGCGGCTTCAAAGTAGGCGCGCTCGTTGCCAATCTCCAGCACCAGCACACCGTCTTCGCTCAGGCGCTGGGGCAGCTCCAGAATCAGGCCGCGCACAAAGTCCATGCCGTCCTGGCCACCAGCCAGCGCCAGCACCGGCTCGGCCTGGTATTCCAGCGGCAGGCTGGCCATGCTCTGGGCGTTGACATAGGGTGGATTGCAGAGAATCAGGTCCCAGGGGCCGCGGGCGTTGGCCATGCCGTCTGATTGAACCAGCTGCACGCGCTCTTGCAGGCCATGCTGGTCCACATTGATGCGGGCCACGGCCAGCGCATCGGCAGACAGATCAGCGCCGGTGACCTGCACATCGGGGTAGGCCATGGCGGCCAGGCATGCGAGGCTGCCGTTGCCGGTACACAGGTCCAGCACCTGGCGCGTCTTGTCGCTCAGCCAGTCGTCAATGCTGCCATCGGCCAGCAGCTCGGCAATCAGGCTGCGCGGCACGATGGAGCGCTCGTCGATGTAGAAGGGGACACCTTGCAGCCAGGCCTGCTGGGTCAGATAAGCGGCTGGCTTGCGGCTGCGGATGCGCTCGGCGATCAGTTGCTCGAGTTTGCTGCGCTGCACGTCACTCACCGATTGGCTTGCGACTGAGTCTGCGCCATCCGGGCTGGTGTCGCTGTCCACCGGCAGACCCAGTGACCACAGCACCAGCCAGCTCGCTTCGTCCTGCGCATTGGTCGTTCCATGGCCAAAATGCACACCGGCAGCGCTGAGCGCTGCTGCGCTGTCATCAATCAGGGTGCGGATGGTGGTCATGGCTCAACTCAGGCAAAAATCAAAGACCGCCATTGTAGGCTTGATGACAGCTGCGTGGCACCAGGCAAGGCTGCCGCCAGGGCTATCTGGGTATTGGCTTTGAACAGGTTCTTAGCGCGCCAGGTTTTCCAGAATGCGGCGGTAGATATTTTTCAGCGGCTCGATATCGGCCACGGCCACGCACTCGTCGATCTTGTGGATGGTGGCGTTCGATGGACCGATCTCGATGACTTCCGGGCAGATATCGGCGACAAAGCGGCCGTCGCTGGTGCCGCCAGTGGTCGACAAGGTGGTCTCCAGCCCCACTTCGTCGCGGATGGCTTGCTGCACGGCCGTCACCAGCACGCCGGGTGTGGTCAGGAAGGGCTTGCCGCCCAGGGTCCACTTCAGGTCGTACTCAAGCGCATGGCGCTCCAAGGTGGACTTGACGCGGGCCTTGAGGTTCTCGGCCGTCGATTCGGTGCTGAAGCGGAAGTTGAAGTCCACCACCATCTGGCCCGGGATCACATTGCCCGCGCCAGTGCCCGCATGGATATTGCTCATCTGGAAGCTGGTGGGCGGGAAGAAGGCATTGCCCTCGTCCCACAGGGTGCTGGCCAGTTCACCCAGCGCGCCCAGCCCCTGGTGGATGGGGTTGCGGGCCAGCTGCGGGTAGGCGATATGGCCTTGCACGCCATGGACGGTGAGCTTGCCCGTCAGGCTGCCGCGCCGGCCGTTCTTGACCATGTCGCCGAGCTTTTGCACGGCGGTGGGTTCGCCCACCAGGCAGTAGTCCAGCACCTGGCCGCGCTGGCGCAGCTGCTCGACGACGACGGCGGTGCCGTCCACGCTCGGGCCTTCTTCGTCACTGGTCAGCAAGAGCGCGATATCCAGCGGCGCTGCAGCGTTCTGGGCGACAAACTCCTCGGCGGCCACGACAAAGGCAGCGATGGAGGTCTTCATGTCGCTGGCACCGCGCCCGTAGAGCTTGCCATCGCGGTGCGAAGGGGTGAAGGGGTGCGAGTTCCACTGCTCCAGCGGGCCGGTGGGCACCACATCGGTGTGGCCGACAAAGACCACGGTCTTGGCTCCCGCCACGCCGCTGCGGCGCAGTGCCCAGAGGTTGCTCACCCGAAAACTGTCGGGGCCGCTGTCCATGCGCTCGCAGGCAAAACCCAGCGGCTGGAGCAGGTCGGAAACCATGTCCAGACAGCCTTCGTCATTGGGCGTCACGGAAGGACGGGCGATCAGTTGCTCGGTCAGTTGCAGGGTGCGGGACATGGCGTCAAAGAAAGTGGGCGGGGAGGTCAACAACAATGCGGCCCGCAGGCCGCATTCAGGGCATATGGCCACGGCGTCGTGGCGTGCTGCCCGGGGGCAACGGCCGCTATCTTACTCTTGGTTCACATCAAGCACGATTTCGGTGAACGAGGCCGCGTCGTCGAGCTCGGGTTTGGCCGCGACCTGGGCCTTGGCGGCATTGGCCGCCATCTGGAAGTCGTTCTGCAGCCGCCACATCAGGTTGGTTGGCGAGTCGGAGTTGGCAAGGCCTTCCTCGCGGCTGATCTTGCCGCTGTGGATGAGCGCGGCCAGTGCGCCTTCAAAGGTGACCGAGCCTTCGGCCATGGACTTTTCCATCGCCTCGCGCACGGCCGAGAAGTTGCCTTGCTCGATCATCTCGCCCACCAGCTTGGTGTTGAGCATCACCTCGATGGCAGCGGTGCGTTTGCCCGAGACCGTCTTGACCAGACGCTGCGAGACCACGGCGCGCAGCGCCGATGACAGGTCACCCAGCATCGTGGGGCGCACCTCGACCGGGTAGAAGCTCAGGATCCGGTTGAGCGCGTGGTAGCTGTTGTTGCCGTGCAAGGTGGCCAGGCACAGGTGGCCGGACTGCGCGTAGGCAATGGCCGCCGACATGGTCTCGCGGTCGCGGATTTCGCCAATCATGATCACATCGGGCGCCTGGCGCAGCGCGTTCTTCAGCGCGGTCTGCAGTGAGGCGGTGTCGCTGCCCACCTCGCGCTGGTTGATGATCGAGCGCCGGTTGGAAAACTGGTACTCGATCGGGTCTTCCACCGTCAGGATATGGCCGCTTTGCTGGCCGTTGCGGTGGTCGATCATTGCGGCGAGCGACGTGCTCTTGCCCGAGCCGGTGGCGCCGACAAACAGCACCAGGCCGCGCCGGGCCATGATGAGGTCCTGGAAGATCTCGGGCAGCTCCAGCTGCTCCAGGCTGGGGATGTCCTGGGGCACATAGCGGATGACCACGGCGCAGCTGCCGCGCTGGTGCATGGCGCTGACGCGGAAACGGCCCACGCCTTCGAGCGGCACGCCAATGTTGAGCTCCCCGGTTTCGTCCAGCTCTTCGATGCGCTCGGGCGGCACGATCTCGGCGAGCAGGGTACGCGGCGCATCCGGTGTCAAGGTCTGGTTGTTGAGGGGGATGCATTCGCCCTGGATCTTGACCAGCGCAGGCGCATTGGCTGACAGATAGACATCCGAGGCCTTGTTGTCTGCCATCAGGCGCAAGATTCGCTCCATGGTTCCCATGTCCGTTCCCTCCAGTAATTTGTGCAGAGATTGTAGGCTTAGCTACGCAGTCAATAAACGATGTTGCGCCCGCGCTGCAACCCAACCGCAAGCCAAACGGCCACAAAAAAGCCCTGCAGCGCAAAGCTTGCAGGGCTGATGGGTTGCCTGGCGAGGGTTATACAGAGAATCCCTGGGCGGCAGATCAGTCGCGCAGCAGGTCGTTGATGCTGGTCTTGGCGCGGGTCTCGGGCGTCACTTGCTTGACGATCACCGCGCAGTACAGGCTGTGGCTGCCGTCCTTGGCAGGCATGGAGCCGCTGACCACCACCGAACCCGAAGGAACGCGGCCATAAGTGACTTCGCCGGTCATGCGGTTATAGATCTTCGTGGACTGGCTGATGTACACGCCCATCGAGATGACCGAGTTTTCTTCGACGATCACGCCTTCGACGATTTCGGAGCGGGCGCCGATGAAGCAGTTGTCTTCAATGATGGTGGGGTTGGCTTGCAGCGGTTCGAGCACGCCGCCCAGGCCCACGCCGCCCGAGAGGTGGACGTTCTTGCCCACTTGTGCGCAGGAGCCCACGGTGGCCCAGGTGTCAACCATGGTGCCTTCGCCCACATAGGCGCCAATGTTCACGTAGGAAGGCATCAGGATGGCGCCCTTGGCCACATAGCTGCCGCGGCGGGCCACAGCGGGCGGCACCACGCGCACGCCGGTGGCGGCGATATCGGCTTCGGACATGCCCGCGTACTTGGTGGGCACTTTGTCGTAGAAGTTCAGGTCGCCGGCTTGCACCAGCGCGTTGTCCTTCAAGCGGAACGACAGCAACACGGCCTTCTTGATCCACTGGTGCACGGTCCACTGGCCCACGCCGTCACGGGTGGCCACACGCAACTCGCCCTGGTCCAGGGCGTTGATCACATGGTCGACCGCATCGACGATTTCTTTGGGAGCCGAGGCAGGCGAGAGCGTCGTGCGGGCTTCCCAGGCGGATTCGATGATGGTTTGCAGTTGTTGCGTCATGGTTTAGGCTTTTTTCCAGGATTGAATGAATTGGGCAATGCGCTGAGCGGCTTCCAGGCATTCGGCCGTCTGGGCCACCAGGGCCATGCGGATGCGGCCGGCGCCTGGGTTGCTGCCGTTGAAGTCACGGGCCAGATAGCTGCCTGGCAGAACCGTGACATTGTATTGGGCATAGAGTTCGCGTGCGAACTCGGTGTCGGACAAGCCCATCTCTGGAGGCACGCCGGCCCAGAGGTAGAAGCTGGCATCGGGCAACTGCACGTCCATCACGGCCGACAGCACGGGCGTGACTTCGGCAAACTTGCGGCGGTATTGCTCGCGGTTGTCTTCGACATGGCGCTCATCACCCCAGGCCGCAATGCTGGCCGCCTGCACCGGCGGGCTCATCGCGCCGCCCTGGTAGGTGCGGTAGAGCGTGAAGGCCTTGATCAGCTCGGCGTCGCCCGCGACAAAACCGCTGCGCAGGCCCGGCACATTGCTGCGCTTGGACAGGCTGGTGAACGAGACCAGGCGGCGGAAATCGCTGCGGCCCAGTTGCGCTGCTGCCTGCATGCCGCCCAGTGGTGGCTCGTCGCGGAAGTAGATTTCGCTGTAGCACTCGTCAGACGCAATGACAAAGCCATAGCGGTCGGACAGCTCAAACAGCTTTTTCCACTCGTCAAGCGGCATCACGGCGCCGGTGGGGTTGCCCGGCGAGCAGACAAAGATCAGCTGGGTGCGCTGCCAGATGTCCTCGGGCACGCTGGCCCAGTCGACGGCAAAGTTCTTGCTGGCGATGCTGGGCACGTAGTAGGGCGTGGCGCCCGCGAGCAGGGCCGCGCCTTCGTAGATCTGGTAGAAGGGGTTGGGGCAGAGCACGACCGGGCCTGGCTTGCTGCTGTCGACCACCGTCTGCGTGAACGCAAACAGTGCCTCGCGGCTGCCATTGACGGGCAAGGTGTGCTTGTGTCCATCCACCTGCAGGCCGTAGCGCGTGGACAGCCAGGCAGCAAAGGCTTCGCGCAGTGCCGGCGTGCCAGCGGTGGCCGGGTAGACCGACAGGCCGGCCAGGTTGTCCGAGAGCGCCTGCTCGATGAAGGCGGGCGTGGGGTGGCGGGGCTCACCGATACCCAGGCTGATGGGCGACTGGTCTGCGGGCGGCGTGACACCGGCAAACAACTGGCGCAGGCGCTCAAACGGGTAGGGCTGCAGTTTCTGGAGCAAGGGGTTCATAAGCCAGCCATTATGGTGCAGCGGCGCTTGTTTTTTTGCGCCGTTCTGTCATGCCCGGTAGGGGCTTGGCGGCCTTTGTCGGCTACCCAGCGCCGCGCAGCCATTAAGACGAGTGGTTGCCGCCTTGTTGCTGCTTGGCTTTGGCCAAAATGGCGGCCAGGATTGCCTTTTTGTCGGCAGCGGCCGGCGCGGCCAGGTTGGCCTTGCTGGCCGCGGTATTTTGCGATGCTGCTGCGCTGACGGCAGCAGCCTGGGCCGCCTGGGCGCTGAGGGCTGCAGGGGCAGCGTGCGGCGTGCCCGCTGGGCTGGCAGTTGGACTGGGCACCTGCGTGCGGTTGGTGCCGTGCAGGCGCTGCTGGTGCCTGTTGTAGCGCAGCCGGGCCTCATCGGCTTGCGCCGGGCTCCAGGCGGCCCAGCCGGTGGCCTCGCCGCTGGCGTTGTCCAGTTCAATGCAATCGACCGGGCAGACCGGCAGGCACAGCTCGCAGCCGGTGCAGGCCTCGGCAATGACGGTGTGCATGCGCTTGTTCGCGCCCAGGATGGCATCGGTCGGGCAGGCCTTGATGCACAAGGTGCAGCCGATGCACCAGTTCTCATCGATGCGGGCGACAACGCGCACGGCTTCGAGGCCGTTGTGCGGGTTCAGCGGCAGCGCAGGCCGGCCGGTGATGGCCGCCAGCCGCGCCACGCCTTCCTGGCCGCCAGGCGGGCATTGGTTGATCGCGGCCTCGCCCTGGGCAATGGCCTGGGCATAGTGGCGGCAGTCGGGGTAGCCGCAGCGCGTGCATTGGGTCTGCGGCAGGGCCGCATCAATGGCGCCAATGAAAACAGCCAGCGCTGAGGCTGGCTGGTCGCTGGTTTTGTGGGTATCGATCACACCGTGTGCAAAGTATTCTGCTTGGAAGTGGCCGATTTTACGCTGCCTGCAGGGCGATCCTCGATGCGGTTGTTGGCGAGGATGAAGTCCTTGAGCATCGGGTAGACCATGGTGCGCCAGCGCTTGCCGCTGAAGATGCCGTAGTGCCCCGCGCCCTTGACTTCAAAGTGCCGGGTGTCGACCGCCTTGAGGCCGGTGCACAGGTCATGCGCGGCCTGGGTCTGGCCCGAGCCAGAGATGTCATCAAGCTCGCCCTCGACCGTCAGCAGCGCGCTGTGGCGGATGTCCTGGGGCTTGACCAGCTCCAGATTGCCTTCGGGCGAGCGCACCTCCCAGGTGCCCTTGACCAGCGCAAAGTCCTGGAACACGGTCTTGATGGTTTCCAGGTAGTAGGCCGCATCCATGTCGAGCACGGCGTTGTACTCGTCGTAGAACTTGCGGTGGTGTTCGGCGCTGTCTTCGTTGCCCTTGAGCAGGTCCTTGAAGTAGTCGTAATGGCTCATCGCATGGCGGTCAGGGTTCATGCTGACAAAGCCCATGTGCTGCAAAAAGCCGGGGTAGACCAGGCGGCCGGCACCGGGAAAGTTGCCGGGCACCGGATGGATCACGTTCGACTCGAACCACTGCAGATCGTGCGTGGTGGCCAGGTTGTTCACCGTGGTGGGCGATTTGCGCGCATCGATGGGGCCACCCATCATGGTCATCGACAGCGGGGTCTTCTCGCCGCGGCTGGCCATCAGCGAGACGGCGGCGAGCACCGGCACCGTGGGCTGGCAGACGCTCACCACATGGCAGTTGCCGTAGATGCCCTGGATGTGGCGGATGAATTCCTGCACATAGTTGACATAGTCATCGAGGTGGAAGATGCCCTCGGTCTGCGGCACCAGGCGCGCATTGGTCCAGTCGGTGATATAGACCTTGTGGTCGGCCAGCATCGTGCGCACCGTCTCGCGCAGCAGGGTGGCGTAGTGGCCCGACAGCGGGGCCACCACCAGCACCACGGGCTGCTGCTTCATCGCCGCCAGGCTGGTCTGGTCGTCCGAGAAGCGCTTGAAGCGGCGCAGCTCGCAAAAGGGCTTGGTCAGCTCCACGCGCTCGTGGATCGCGATCTCATGGCCGTTGGCCTCGATGGTGGTGATGCCAAAGGCGGGCTTTTCATAGTCCTTGCCCAGCCGGTAGAACAGATCAAAGCCCGCCGAGGCGCGCTGGGCGGTGTTCGTCTGGCTGATCGGCCACAGCGGATTGCTCAGCATCTTCGAGGTGGCGTGGGCGTATTCTGCAAAGGGCTCCATCAGGGCCCGCTGGGTTTCATACAGTTGGTACAGCATCAAAACTCCGTGATTGTTGCATCGCAATATAGCAGCAGCGCGCGTCAGAAAGCATGGCCAGCCATGCTCGTAAACACGGGGAGGGTGCTGGCGCTGGGTTCTGCGCCGCTGCCCACTGTGTGCTACACCGGCCTGCCACCCGCATGGCCGCTGCAATGCAGCCACTCGGATGGGCGTAGTTACAAAGATTGATTTTAACTAATGACTGAGGGTCTTGCTAGACTATTGCTCTGGCCCCATGCCCGCGCTTGCCCTGGGTAGACAGGGCCTGTAGATCAGGGCAGGACGCTATGGCCGCTCAGTCTTCGCTGGTGGTGCTGTTGGCGGGCTGGCGCTGCAACCATTCCTCAAAGGCCTCACGCGCAGAGTTGCGCAGCGTTTTGCGAAAGCGCTGCTTGTCCTCCAGGTAAAGGCAGTGGCGCATCACCGTGAAGGGGTTGAAGCTGCTGGACGGGTAGCGGTGCTGGAAATCGGCCTTGTAGTGGCGCACGGTGGTGACATGCTTTTGCACCACGGCAAACAGCCAGCCGGCGTGGCGCACGGCAAAGTCATGCAGCAACTCGTCCAGGAAGAACTCCACCTTCTGCGGGTCAAACTCATAGCCGGGGAAGTGCTTGTGGCCAAAGGCGACAAAGCTGAAGGCATCGAGCGGCTCGTTGTGGTCGCCCAGTCCATCGCCCAGGGGGCCGTCGACCTCGTCCTCGGCGCGCGAGAGCGCCAGCGCCTGGCTGGTCTCATTGCGGATCTGCAAGAACTCGCGGTCGGCCAGTTCAAACAGCGCCGACAGAATGTTGATGCGGCGTTTGAGGTTGGTCGGGATGGACTTCTTGTACTTGATCTTGTGGTCCAGCTCGCTCCAGGAGTCCTGGATGATGGTGCGGATCTGCAGCTCGAAGGCCTGGTCGGCATAGGCCTGGTGCTCGGTCAGCTGTGCCTGCTGCTGGTTGAGCCGCAGGTCCATATGGATGCCCTTGTAGCCAAACTCGGACTCCGAGTCTTCCATCGGTGAGGTCTTGTCGGTGATCTCGATCACATCGAAATATTCGCGCACCCGGGACATGATGGCCGGTGGCTCGTCCTCATAGAGGCAGACCACGCGCACGCCGATCAGGTCGGTGATGTAGTCCTCGATGGCATAGTCCTCGGACTGGTCCTCGACAAAGTTTCGGTACTTGCGCTTGAACTTGCGCACGCATTCGTCAGCGGTCTTCACCCGGCACTCGAACTTGGCGATGTTGACGCCCTCGAGGTTGCTCAAGATGGCGTGGATCAGCGCATTGAACGAGGCCGCCGCAGCCTTGAGGGTGGGCAACTGGGCGGCGTAGAAATCCAGGAATTCCTGTTTGCGGGATTCAAAATCGCGAGCGGGCATGGGGCAGGGCAGCAAAGAAGGGGCAGGCGCCACGCGCCCGCCAAAAGAAGAAGTTACTTGGCGCTATTGTCTACCTCTGTGGTGTCGCTGATGTGGGCCTGGGGTGCAAAAAGATCCCAGACCGCGATGAACAGCGCGGCAATCAGTGGCCCGATGACAAAGCCGGTAAGCCCGAACAGCGACAGCCCGCCCAGGGTGGAGATGAGGATCAGGTAGTCGGGCATCTTGGTGTCCTTGCCCACCAGGAGCGGGCGCAGCACGTTGTCGACCATGCCCATGATGGCGGCGCCATAGGCGGCCAGCACAATGCCTTCGGTGGTGGAGCCGGTGGCAATGTAATAAATAGCAACTGGCGCCCAGACAATGGCTGCACCCACGGCCGGCAACAGCGACAAAAAGGCCATCACCACGCCCCACAGCAGCGAGGCCTCGATGCCCAGAATCCAGAAGATGATGCCGCCCAGCGCGCCCTGGGTGGCAGCCACGGCCAGGTTGCCCTTGACCGTGGCGCGCACCACGGTGATGAACTTGGCGCCCAGCTTTTTCTTGTGCGCGTCATCGAGCGGCGTGGCGGCCAGGATCTTGCGGATCAAGGTCTTGCCGTCGCGCAGGAAGAAGAACAACAGGTAGAGCATGATGCAAAAGCTCACCAAAAAGCCCATGGTGTTCTGGCCGATGGTCAGCACCTTGGTCGCCACATACTGGCTCGCCTGCACCGAGATGCCGGAGATCTTCTCCTGGATCACCTTGGGGTCGTTCAGGTTGAAGCGGGTCAGCAGGTCCAGCACCCACTGGGGCATGGCGTTGTAGATCTGCTGGAAGTACTGGCCGAAATTCATCTCGCCCGAGTGCACGCTCTCGTAGATGGTGGCCGCCTCCTTGGCCAGCGAGATCGACAGCAGGATCAGCGGCAGGATCACCAGCACCAGGCACAGCACCAGCGTAATCAGGGCCGCAATAGTCGGGTATTTGGGGAGGCGGACCAGGATTTTTTTGTGTAGAGGCGTAAACACAACAGCGAGGATCACGGCCCAGAAAACGGCCCCCTGAAAGGGGAAAAGCACGGCAAAAAAGGCAATGGTGACGCCTATTAGCAGCAAGATGAATGCTTTGTCGTGAAGAGAGTGGTTGTTGAACATCAAGCGCATCGGTGTGAATGGATAGCGCAAATGTATCTGCTTCCGGCATAAACCTACGCTATTTCGGGCACCCATCTGCTGGGGCCAAGGCCATCGAAGGACAAGCCCAGGCGGAAGTGGCACAATACCCGTTGTTCGGCCCTTCCCAGCCACAGTCGCATCCGCCAATCGGTTCAGCCGTGTCGCGGAAGGTTGTTTATATGCACCAGCTAATGCTTTCCAGAGGAAAGCGGAGGTCAGCGGAGAAAATGAGCGATACGAATTCTGTGTATCAAGCCTACCAAGGCAACACCTATCTCTTCGGCGGCAATGCCCCGTATGTCGAAGAGATGTATGAGAACTATCTGGATAACCCAGGCAGCGTACCAGACACCTGGCGCGCTTACTTTGATGCACTGCAAAACGTCCCCGCATTGGACGGCAGCAACGCCAAGGACGTCCCTCATCTTCCCGTCGTCAACGCCTTTGCCGAGCGCGCCAAACAAGGCGTGACCAAGGTGGTGGTAGCGTCTGGTGCTGATTCGGAACTGGGCCGCAAGCGCACCGCCGTGCAGCAGCTGATTGCCGCTTACCGCAATGTGGGCGCACGCTGGGCCGATCTGGACCCGCTGAAGCGCCAAGAACGCCCCGAAATTCCTGAGCTCGATCCAGCCTTCTATGGCTTTACCGATGCGGACCAGGAAACCGTGTTCAACATCAGCAACACGTTCTTCGGCAAGGAATCGATGACCTTGCGCGAGCTGCTCAATGCACTGCGCGAGACCTATTGCGGCACGTTGGGCGCGGAGTACATGTACACCGCCGAGCAAAACCAGAAGCGTTGGTGGCAGCAAAAGCTCGAGAGCATTCGCAGCAAGCCCGCCTTCAACGCCGACCAGAAAAAGCGCATTCTTGACCGCCTGACCGCGGCCGAAGGCCTGGAGCGTTTCCTGCACACCAAGTATGTGGGTCAGAAGCGCTTCTCGCTCGAAGGCGGCGAGTCCTTTATCGTCGCGATGGACCAGCTGATCAATGCCGCTGGCGTGACCGGCGTGCAGGAAATCGTCATCGGCATGGCCCACCGTGGCCGCCTGAACGTGCTGGTCAACACCCTCGGCAAGATGCCCAAGGACCTGTTTGCCGAGTTCGACCACACCGCCCCTGAAGAGCTGACCGCCGGTGACGTGAAGTACCACCAGGGCTTTAGCTCCGATGTGTCGACCACTGGCGGCCCGGTGCACCTGTCGCTGGCCTTCAATCCCTCGCACCTGGAAATCGTCAACCCCGTGGTTGAAGGCTCGGTGCGCTCGCGCATGGACCGCCGCAACGACCCGCAGGGCAAGCAAGTGCTGCCGGTGCTGGTGCACGGTGACGCGGCCTTTGCCGGCCAGGGCGTGAACCAGGAAACGCTGGCGCTGTCCGAAACCCGTGGCTACACCACGGGCGGCACGGTGCACATCATCATCAACAACCAGATTGGTTTCACGACCTCCGATCCTCGCGATCTGCGCTCGACCACGTATTGCACGGACATCGTCAAGATGATCGATTCGCCCGTGCTGCACGTCAACGGTGACGATCCCGAAGCGGTGGCACTGGCCATGCAGATGGCTTTGGACTTCCGTATGGAATTCTCCAAGGACATCGTGGTGGACATCATCTGCTACCGCAAGCTCGGTCACAACGAGCAGGACACGCCTGCACTGACCCAGCCGCTGATGTACAAGAAGATTGCCCAGCACCCCGGCACGCGCAAGCTGTACGCCGACAAGCTGGCCACGCAAGGGCTGGGCGAGACGCTGGGCGACGACATGGTCAAGGCCTACCGCGCGGCCATGGATGCGGGCAAGCACACGGTCGACCCGGTGCTGACCAACTTCAAGAGCCAGTACGCGGTGGATTGGAGCCCCTTCCTCAAGCAGAAGTGGACCGACAGCGCCGACACCGCCATTCCCGTGGCCGAGTGGAAGCGTCTGGCCGAGCGCGTCACGACCCTGCCGGAGTCGGTGAACCCGCACCAGCTGGTCAAGAAGGTCTATGACGACCGCGCAGCGATGGGCCGTGGCGACATCAACGTGGACTGGGGCATGGGTGAGACCATGGCCTACGCCTCGCTGGTGGCCTCGGGTTACCCCATCCGCCTGTCGGGCGAAGACAGCGGCCGCGGCACCTTTACCCACCGCCACTCGGTCGTGCACGACCAAAAGCGTGAGAAGTGGGACGAGGGCACCTACATCCCTCTGCAGAACGTCGCTGACAACCAGGCGCCGTTTACCGTGATCGACTCCATCCTGTCCGAAGAGGCCGTGCTGGGCTTCGAATATGGCTACGCCTCCAACGATCCCAACACCCTGGTGATCTGGGAAGCGCAGTTCGGCGACTTCGCCAACGGCGCGCAAGTGGTGATCGACCAGTTCATCGCCTCCGGTGAAGTCAAGTGGGGCCGTATCAACGGTCTGACCTTGATGCTGCCACACGGCTACGAAGGCCAGGGCCCCGAGCACAGCTCGGCACGCCTGGAGCGCTTCATGCAGCTGTCGGCGGACCAGAACATGCAAGTGACCCAGCCGACCACGGCTGCGCAGATCTTCCACTTGCTGCGTCGCCAGATGGTGCGTCCGCTGCGCAAGCCGCTGATCATCATGACGCCCAAGTCGCTGCTGCGTAACAAGGACGCAACCTCGCCCGTGTCGGAATTCACCTCCGGTGGCTTCCAGACCGTGATCGGTGAGCGCGATGAGGCCATCGTTGCCAAGGCCGACAAGGTCAAGCGCGTGATCGCCTGCTCGGGCAAGGTCTACTACGACCTGGTCAAGAAGCGCACCGAAGAAGGCAGCACCGATGTGGCCATCATCCGTATCGAGCAGCTCTATCCGTTCCCCCACAAGGCTTTTGCCGCTGAACTCAAGAAGTACAGCGCCGCCAAGGAAGTGGTGTGGTGCCAGGACGAGCCGCAAAACCAGGGTGCATGGTTCTTCGTGCAGCACTACATCCACGAGAACATGCTCGACGGCCAAAAGCTGGGCTACTCCGGCCGTGCCGCCTCGGCATCGCCTGCCGTGGGCTATTCGCACCTGCACCAAGAGCAGCAAAAGGCGCTGGTCGAAGGCGCATTCGGCAAGCTCAAGGGCTTTGTGCTGACCAAGTAAGCACGACCTCAGCATTTAACGAATACAGAAAGAATTGTTATGGCAATCGTAGAAGTCAAAGTCCCCCAGCTGTCCGAGTCGGTCGCTGAAGCCACCATGCTCACCTGGAAGAAGAAGGCCGGTGAAGCTGTTGCTGTCGACGAAATCCTGATCGAGATCGAAACCGACAAGGTCGTGCTCGAAGTGCCAGCGCCTGCCGCTGGTGTGCTGACCGAGATCGTGCAAGGCGACGGCGCGACCGTTATCGCTGACCAGCTGATCGCCAAGATCGATACCGAAGCCGTGGCCGGCGCCGCTGCAGCCCCCGCTGCCGCAGCACCTGCGCCAGCTGCTGCCGCTCCCGCCCCCGCTTCTGCGCCTGCAGCTGCCGGTGGCAACAAGGGCGATGTGGCGATGCCAGCTGCAGCCAAGCTGCTGGCGGACAACAACCTGGCAGTCGGCGCTGTGGCCGGCTCGGGCAAGGACGGCCGCGTCACCAAGGGTGATGTGCTGGCCGCTGTGG encodes the following:
- the dapE gene encoding succinyl-diaminopimelate desuccinylase; translation: MSRTLQLTEQLIARPSVTPNDEGCLDMVSDLLQPLGFACERMDSGPDSFRVSNLWALRRSGVAGAKTVVFVGHTDVVPTGPLEQWNSHPFTPSHRDGKLYGRGASDMKTSIAAFVVAAEEFVAQNAAAPLDIALLLTSDEEGPSVDGTAVVVEQLRQRGQVLDYCLVGEPTAVQKLGDMVKNGRRGSLTGKLTVHGVQGHIAYPQLARNPIHQGLGALGELASTLWDEGNAFFPPTSFQMSNIHAGTGAGNVIPGQMVVDFNFRFSTESTAENLKARVKSTLERHALEYDLKWTLGGKPFLTTPGVLVTAVQQAIRDEVGLETTLSTTGGTSDGRFVADICPEVIEIGPSNATIHKIDECVAVADIEPLKNIYRRILENLAR
- a CDS encoding PilT/PilU family type 4a pilus ATPase; protein product: MGTMERILRLMADNKASDVYLSANAPALVKIQGECIPLNNQTLTPDAPRTLLAEIVPPERIEELDETGELNIGVPLEGVGRFRVSAMHQRGSCAVVIRYVPQDIPSLEQLELPEIFQDLIMARRGLVLFVGATGSGKSTSLAAMIDHRNGQQSGHILTVEDPIEYQFSNRRSIINQREVGSDTASLQTALKNALRQAPDVIMIGEIRDRETMSAAIAYAQSGHLCLATLHGNNSYHALNRILSFYPVEVRPTMLGDLSSALRAVVSQRLVKTVSGKRTAAIEVMLNTKLVGEMIEQGNFSAVREAMEKSMAEGSVTFEGALAALIHSGKISREEGLANSDSPTNLMWRLQNDFQMAANAAKAQVAAKPELDDAASFTEIVLDVNQE
- the prmB gene encoding 50S ribosomal protein L3 N(5)-glutamine methyltransferase; the encoded protein is MTTIRTLIDDSAAALSAAGVHFGHGTTNAQDEASWLVLWSLGLPVDSDTSPDGADSVASQSVSDVQRSKLEQLIAERIRSRKPAAYLTQQAWLQGVPFYIDERSIVPRSLIAELLADGSIDDWLSDKTRQVLDLCTGNGSLACLAAMAYPDVQVTGADLSADALAVARINVDQHGLQERVQLVQSDGMANARGPWDLILCNPPYVNAQSMASLPLEYQAEPVLALAGGQDGMDFVRGLILELPQRLSEDGVLVLEIGNERAYFEAAFPGLPVFWMDTSAGDDQVLLLTREALMHWTQEQPTQL
- the dapD gene encoding 2,3,4,5-tetrahydropyridine-2,6-dicarboxylate N-succinyltransferase, whose protein sequence is MTQQLQTIIESAWEARTTLSPASAPKEIVDAVDHVINALDQGELRVATRDGVGQWTVHQWIKKAVLLSFRLKDNALVQAGDLNFYDKVPTKYAGMSEADIAATGVRVVPPAVARRGSYVAKGAILMPSYVNIGAYVGEGTMVDTWATVGSCAQVGKNVHLSGGVGLGGVLEPLQANPTIIEDNCFIGARSEIVEGVIVEENSVISMGVYISQSTKIYNRMTGEVTYGRVPSGSVVVSGSMPAKDGSHSLYCAVIVKQVTPETRAKTSINDLLRD
- the dapC gene encoding succinyldiaminopimelate transaminase → MNPLLQKLQPYPFERLRQLFAGVTPPADQSPISLGIGEPRHPTPAFIEQALSDNLAGLSVYPATAGTPALREAFAAWLSTRYGLQVDGHKHTLPVNGSREALFAFTQTVVDSSKPGPVVLCPNPFYQIYEGAALLAGATPYYVPSIASKNFAVDWASVPEDIWQRTQLIFVCSPGNPTGAVMPLDEWKKLFELSDRYGFVIASDECYSEIYFRDEPPLGGMQAAAQLGRSDFRRLVSFTSLSKRSNVPGLRSGFVAGDAELIKAFTLYRTYQGGAMSPPVQAASIAAWGDERHVEDNREQYRRKFAEVTPVLSAVMDVQLPDASFYLWAGVPPEMGLSDTEFARELYAQYNVTVLPGSYLARDFNGSNPGAGRIRMALVAQTAECLEAAQRIAQFIQSWKKA